The following nucleotide sequence is from Longimicrobium sp..
TTCCGCGCAGGACGGCCGCACCGTGCAGGACGTGCTGGGGTTCGGCGGCGCGATTCCGGTGGTGGGGACGATCGAGGAGGGGCTGCGCGATGGTCCCACGGCGCTCCTGGTGGGGATCGCGCCGCAGGGAGGGCAGCTACCGGATTCGTGGCGCGGCGTGCTGGCCGCCGCCATGGCGGCGGGGCTGGACGTGGTGAGCGGGCTGCACTTCTACCTGGGCGACGATGCGGAGCTGGCCGCGCTCGCCGAACGCGCCGGGGTGGAGATCCACGATCTGCGCAAGCCGCCGGAGGGGCTCCCGGTGGCGCACGGGCTGGCGCGCGACGTGGAGCCCCTCACCGTCCTCACTGTCGGAACGGACTGCAACATCGGGAAGATGACGGCGGCGCTCCAGGTGCGGAACGCGCTCCGGGCCCGCGGCGCGCGCGTGGGCTTCGCGGCCACCGGCCAGACCGGGATCCTGATCGAGGGGTGGGGGATCGCGGTGGACTCGGTGGTGGCGGACTTCATCGCGGGGGCGGCCGAGCGGCTGGTGCTGCAGGCGTGCGACGGCAACGACATCGTGCTGGTGGAGGGGCAGGGCTCGCTCGTGCACCCGGGCTACTCCGGCGTCACCATGGGCCTCGTCCACGGCACCCTCCCCGACGCGATGATCCTCTGCCACCTCCCGTCGCGCACCCACCCGTACGGCGGCAACGGCGCGTACAGCTGGATGCCGCTCCCCCCCGTGCCGGACGCCATCCGCCTGTGCGAGGCGGTCGTGGAGCCGCTCAAGCCGTCGCGTGTCATCGCCGTTTCGCTGAACACCTGGGACCTGACCGATGCCCAGGCCCGCGACGCCATCGCCCGCACCCAGGACGAGACCGGGCTCCCCGCGACGGACCCGGTGCGCTTCGATCCGGCGCCGCTGGTGGATGCGGTGCTGGCGGAGCAGGCGCGAAAGGTGGAGCTGCGGAAGGCGGGGCGGGGCGTTGGCCCGGCCGCGGCCGCCGGGGGCTGAAGCCCCCGGCTGGAACCACGCAAAGGCGGCTGAAGCCGGCTCGTGCACGCCGGCATCAAACCCGGAGTCCGCGAAGGCGGACTTTGTGCTGTTGTTGCTGCGAGTTCACTCGCCCCCCAAACCAAAGCGCCGCCCCCGGGACTCCGGGAACGGCGCTCAGCTTTGCCCAGCAGGTCAGCTCACCACTGGATGCTGCCCTGCTTGCTGGTGTCGACCTGCTCGGCGTCGCCGGTGGAGAAGAGGAACTTCTCGGTGTTCTCCAGCAGGTACTTGCGGGCCTCGGGGTCGCGCAGGTTGAGGCCGTTGTGGTTGATGAGCATCGTCTGGTGCTTCAGCCACTGCGCCCAGCACTCCTGGCAGATCTCCGCCTGGATGCGCTTGCCGAAGTCGTTGTTGAACGGCGGAAAGGGAAGCGCCGGCTTGTTCTGTCCGCAGCGGACGCAGGTAATCTCGGCCATGAGTCGTCCTCGGGTCGTGTCGGTGGCGCGCAACGAGGTGCGGCGCGCCGCCCGAATCTAGCTTTGCGGCGCTCCCCCGTCCATCCGATCCCCCCGTTTTCCGCATGAACGAGCCGATCCCCGCGCGCCTCTCCGACGACGGGCGCACCGCCACGTGGAACCCCGCCCTCACCCGCGCCGCGCACGTCATCCTCCAGGTTATGCTCGTCGATGGACGTCGCGAGGAGCGGCGGTCGATGAACAGCGGTCGCGCGCGCGTGCGAGAGGGGGAGCGGATCGAGTCCGTGCGCCCCGCG
It contains:
- a CDS encoding oxidative damage protection protein; this translates as MAEITCVRCGQNKPALPFPPFNNDFGKRIQAEICQECWAQWLKHQTMLINHNGLNLRDPEARKYLLENTEKFLFSTGDAEQVDTSKQGSIQW
- a CDS encoding DUF1611 domain-containing protein; translation: MPHTLATHRYLILAESYFGPLTSKTANSAIRYLPERIVAVLDSAQDGRTVQDVLGFGGAIPVVGTIEEGLRDGPTALLVGIAPQGGQLPDSWRGVLAAAMAAGLDVVSGLHFYLGDDAELAALAERAGVEIHDLRKPPEGLPVAHGLARDVEPLTVLTVGTDCNIGKMTAALQVRNALRARGARVGFAATGQTGILIEGWGIAVDSVVADFIAGAAERLVLQACDGNDIVLVEGQGSLVHPGYSGVTMGLVHGTLPDAMILCHLPSRTHPYGGNGAYSWMPLPPVPDAIRLCEAVVEPLKPSRVIAVSLNTWDLTDAQARDAIARTQDETGLPATDPVRFDPAPLVDAVLAEQARKVELRKAGRGVGPAAAAGG